ATGACCGGCGCACCGCCATCCGCGCCAACCATTCGGCGACGCATCTGCTGCACGAGGCGCTGCGTCTCGTCCTCGGCGACCATGTCGCGCAGAAGGGCTCGCTCGTTTCGCCCGATCGCCTGCGCTTCGACTTCTCGCATCCCAAGCCGATCAGCGACGAGGAGCTGCGCGAGGTCGAAGAGATCGCCAACGCCATCGTGCTCAGGAATGAGCCGGTCACGACCCGGCTGATGAGCGTCGACGAGGCGATCGAATCGGGTGCCCGCGCCCTCTTCGGCGAGAAGTACGGCGATGAGGTCCGCGTCGTGGCGATGGGCACGAATCCGGCAGGCCGGGCCTATTCGGTCGAGCTCTGCGGCGGCACCCATGCCGCACGCACCGGCGATATCGGCCTCGTCAGCATCGTCGGCGAAGGCGCCGTCGCGGCCGGCGTGCGCCGCCTCGAAGCCATGACCGGCAACGGCGCGCGGCTCCGCCTCAACGAGGAATCGCGCCTGCTCGACGGGCTGGCAGGCCTGCTCAAGGTTCCGGCTTCCGAGGCCGGCAACCGCCTCGCCGCCCTGATCGAGGAGCGTCGCAAGCTCGACCGCGAACTGACCGAGGCTCGCAAGAAGCTCGCCATGGGCGGCGGCGGTGCGGCCGAGGATCCGGTGCGCGAGATCGCCGGGGCGAAGCTCCTGGCCCGCGCCGTCACCGGCATCGAGATGAAGGATCTTAAGAGCCTCGCGGACGAGGCCAAGGCCCGCGTCGGCTCCGGCGTCGTCGCCATCGTCGGCGTCGCCGATGACGGCAAGGCCGGCGTCGTCGTCGGCGTCACGCCCGATCTGACCGAGCGCTTCGACGCGGTCGCGCTGGTGCGCGCGGCGTCCGAGCAGCTCGGCGGCAAGGGTGGCGGCGGCCGTCGCGACATGGCCCAGGCCGGCGGGCCGGATGGCAGCAAGGCGCAGGCCGCGCTCGACGCCGTCGCGGCCGCGATGGGCTGATGACGGCCGGCGGGCAGCGCCAGACCGGCGCCCTCTCCCGCCGTGCCCTGCTGCTGGCGGCCGGCCTCTGGCCGGCGCTCGCTGCGGCACAGACCAGGCCGACACCGCGCAAGGCCGAAGGCCCCGCGCTTTCGGCGGCGCGCACCATCGTCGCGGGCGCGCCGCTCAGCGTCTTCCTGAGCCGCCCGCCGCAGGGCGCCCGCCTCGCCATCGCCCGCCCGGATGATCCGGATGCCACCGCGATCGTCGTGATCGAACCGAGGAACACGGTTCCCGTGCTGCCGACGCCCGGCTTGGCCGGAACCTACGAGCTGCGCCTTACAGTCGAGAAGGATGGCGCGCCGGCCATCCTGTTGCGCCAGCCGCTCGTCACGACCGAGCCGAGCGCTACGCTCGCGGCGCCTGCGCGCGTCAGTCGGGGCCAGGGATTGCCGGTCCGAGGCATCGGCCCGAACGGCGAACTCGACCGCGTCGCGCTGGTCTTTCCCGATGCGCCTGTGGATGCGGAAGGGCCGCGCTTCTTTCCGGCAGAAAATGTCGAGGCCGTGCTGGAGGCGCCGGACCAGCCCGGCATCTACGAGTTGCGCTATGTGATGAACGCGCCGGTTAGCGGGCTGCGCATCCTCGCGCGCCATCGCGTCATCGTGGAATGACGGGATGTGGGCTCTGCCCCGCAAAGGCGCTCGGGCTGACAAGCCGGGCTCCTAGAGCTTGCTGCGCGTTCTTCGAAACGCGGGTCGTCCCGGACAGAGCGAAGCGGAGATCCGGGATCCATGCCTGAACCGCTATCGGCAGCGCTCCGGCACGGATCCCGGGTCAAGCCCGAGATGACTGCGTGTCTCCGTGAAAGGTCGGCAGGCTTCAGCCCATCGCCTCGCGCTTCTTCAGCAGGTCGTTGAGCAGATCCTGCTGCTCGTTGAGCCGCGTGGCGAGGCTCTCCTCGACGGCAGCGCCGGATGCACCGGTCGCCTGCTCCATGAGCTCGGAGATATTCTTCCTGGCGATGGCGATCCGGCCGTCGAGATCCGAGGCGTTCTCAGGCATCTTTGCTTCTCCGTATCCGCCGGTCGCCAGAGGATTCCTGCCGGCTCGAACAGCATAACGCTACCGGTCGGGATAAGGTTCGCCGTTCTTGTGCACGAAGCGTCCGTCAGCGTTGGCGCTGATCATATCGACATCGGAACAGGTGGTCACGTCGGCGGGCCGGCGCGAGCCCACTTCGAGATAGACCGCCGTCGCATCCGAGCGATTGATCAGGTGGTGACCATTTCCGCTGTTCTTCGGAAAGGCGGCACAGTCGCCGGCGCGCAACAGCGTCTCGCCGTCGTCCTCGACAAGAACCAGCTCGCCCATCAGCACATGCACGAACTCGTCCTCATGCGAATGCCAGTGGCGCTGCGAGGACCAGCCGCCGGCCGGCAGATGCATGAGGTTCACGCCGAAATCCTGCAGTCCGCCGGCATTGCCCAGCCGCTGCCTGACCCGCTCCGCACAGGGTTGGTCGAACGGCGGCGGATAGCCCGCACCTTCCACCCTAGGCTCGGCAGCGAGATCGATCTTCGGCACGGCTTGCCTCCGGCGTTCAGCTCCGACGAGTCGGTGAGCGATAACGCCGAGCCGACCAGCACGTTCCGAGTGGCTCAACCGCCGACAAAAAAGCCCGGCCTCACGGCCGGGCTCCAATGATATCCGCAGGAAAGGCGTGCCTCAGGCCGCCATCGCCTTGCGCATGTTCTCGCTGACCTTCTCGAGGAAGCCGGTGGTCGAGAGGAACTTCTGGTCGGGGCCGACCAGCAAAGCGAGGTCCTTGGTCATGTCGCCGGCCTCGACCGTGTCGACCGTGACCTTCTCGAGCAGGCTCGCGAACTTGGCGAGCTCGGCATTGTTGTCGAGCTTGGCGCGATGGGCGAGGCCACGGGTCCAGGCGAAGATCGAGGCGATCGAGTTCGTCGAGGTCTCCCGGCCCTTCTGGTGCTCGCGGTAGTGGCGGGTCACCGTGCCGTGGGCGGCCTCGGCCTCGACGGTCTTGCCGTCCGGCGTCATCAGCACCGAGGTCATCAGGCCGAGCGAGCCGAAGCCCTGGGCCACCGTGTCGGACTGCACGTCGCCATCGTAGTTCTTGCAGGCCCAGACATAGCCGCCGGACCACTTCATCGCCGAGGCCACCATGTCGTCGATCAGGCGGTGCTCGTAGGTGATGCCGAGCTTGTCGAATTCGGCCTTGAACTCCTTCTCGTAGATCTCCTGGAAGATGTCCTTGAAGCGGCCGTCATAGGTCTTGAGGATGGTGTTCTTGGTCGAGAGATAGACCGGGTACTTGCGCATCAGGCCGTAGTTCAGCGAAGCCCGGGCGAAGTCCTTGATCGACTCGTCGAGATTGTACATCGCCATGGCGACGCCGGCGTCGGGGGCCTTGAAGACCTCCTTCTCGATCACCGCGCCGTCCTCGCCGACGAACTTGATCGAGAGCGTGCCCTTGCCCGGGAACTTGAAGTCGGTCGCGCGATACTGGTCGCCATAGGCGTGGCGGCCGATCACGATCGGCTGCGTCCAGCCCGGCACGAGGCGCGGCACGTTCTTGCAGATGATCGGCTCGCGGAAGATCACGCCGCCGAGGATGTTGCGGATCGTGCCGTTCGGCGACTTCCACATCGACTTGAGGTTGAACTCCTTCACGCGGGCTTCGTCCGGCGTGATGGTGGCGCACTTCACGGCGACGCCATGCTTCTTGGTGGCGTTGGCGGCGTCGATGGTGACCTGGTCGTCGGTCGCGTCGCGGTTCTCGACCGAGAGGTCGTAATAGTCCAGCTCGAGGTCGAGATACGGGAAGATCAGCGTGTCCTTGATCTTCTGCCAGATGATGCGGGTCATCTCGTCGCCGTCCATGTCGACGACCGGGTTGGCGACCTTGATCTTGCTCATGCGATGATCCCTGTGCTCTCCAGATAGAACAATCCGAAACCGCAGCATTTTGGCCGCGGTTGGCGGCTGGTCGCTTCCTAGCGGGTTAGAGGCCGAGGGGGAAGCGCCGCTTTTGGGCAATATGCGCCGCGGCCGGCTATGCTGCACTGCCGCAAAATCGGCACCTTCCCACCCTAGCCTGACCTGCCGCTCGTCATAGCGACAGGACGAACGACGTGTTTAGATTCATCATTGCCGGCAACGCCGCGGTGCCGCCGGCCGCGCTGCTTCTCGCAGTCATTTTGCTCCCGGGCCCGGCCTCCGCTCAGGCCTCCCCGCCGGATGCCGTGCAGCTGCCGATTCCGCGCGCGGCCTTGCAGGATCTGGACGCCGGCGAAATGGACGCCGCCCCGCCCACTGCGGGCGATGCCGACGCAATCGTCTTCAATCCGGCGCTGGCCGCGATCGGCCGCGCGAACGCAGCCTCCGGCGCGCATCTGCGCGCCCGCACCCCCATCCCCGTCGACATCGTCCGCAACGGTTTCGCCGCGCGACAGGATACGATGAGCGCCGCCCAGGATCGCTCCGTCGGCTTCAAGCTCGGCGAGGATGTCTTCTCGCTCTCGACCACGCTGTCCGCCCCGGCGAGCGTGGGCGCGACGCGCGATGCGCGGCTGAACTGGCGGCTGGCCCAGCCGGTCGGCTCGGGAGCGGGTTTCATCTGGGGCATCGCGACCGGCGGCGGCAGCTCGCTCTACTCGAACCCGGAGCAGATCGGCGAGGCGCTGATCGGCTACCGCCAGGAGCTGCTGCCGCATCTCACGCTGACATCGCAGCTCGCCATGGCCGGCAATTACGTCTTCGCGCCGGGCGATGGCCTGCATTCGGCGCTGACGCCGGAGATGAAGCTCTCCGTCGATCTCGCCAAGCTCGCCGACCTGCCCTGGCAGACCTCCTTCGATGTCACGCTGGCACGCAAGCTCCCGCTCGTCGCCAGCGACTACGAGACACGCGGCCGGGCGATGCTCTCCCTGAAATACGAGTGGCGCTGACGCGCCCGGCCGTCACGACATGCCGGCCTGCGGGCAGCGCCCTTTCCCATGGGTGCCTGCCGCACTAGCCTCCAGGCCATGACACACTCGACTTCGACCAAATTCGCTCTCGTCACCGGCGGCACGCGCGGCATCGGCGCTGGCGCCGCCCTCTCCCTCGCTCAGGCCGGCTACGAGGTCCTGGCCACCGGTTTGACGGAGGAGGAGGTCGTGGCGGCTCCCGCCCATCCCGCCATCCGCCATGCCCGGCTCGACGTGACGCGCGACGATCAGGTCGCGGCCATCGTCGCGGCCTGCCCGCGCCTTGATGCGCTCGTGAACTGCGCCGGCATGATCCAGCGCGGTGGCAAGGAATTCGAGATCGACGCCTTCCGCCTGACGATCGAGGTCAACCTCAACGGCAGCATGCGGATGTGCCTCGCCGCGAAGGACAAGCTCGCAGCCAAGGCCGATGGCAAGGCTGGCGGCGCCATCGTCAACATCGCATCGATGCTGACCTTCCACGGCTCGGCCTTCGCGCCGGGCTATGCGGCCTCGAAGGGCGGTATCGGCCAACTCACCAAATCGCTCGCCGCCGCCTGGGCGACGGACGGCATCCGCGTCAACGCGGTCGCGCCCGGCTGGATCGAAACCGAACTTACAAGGCCGCTGGTCGAGGACGCCGAACGCTCCGCCCCGATCCTCACCCGCACGCCGATGGGCCGCTGGGGCCAGCCCGGCGACGTCGGCGGCGCCATCGCGTTCCTGCTTTCGGATGCGGCGCAGTTCATCACGGGCGCGATCCTGCCGGTCGATGGCGGCTATCTCGCAGTCTAGAAAACCGATCCCGTTCAAAGGGTTCGGCGAAAGCGTTGAATCAGATTGCGCATCACTTGAATCAGAAGATCAGCACGGGAGAGACGCCATGAACACGACGAGCCCGATACCCGTCGCAGCCACGCAGGAAGAGCGCTGGACGCCCTATCGCCACCCGCAGCCGAAGGAATCGCCGCCGGAGCTGATCGTACCCAACGTCATCCCGACCGACGAGCGCGTCTGGGTGCCGGTCGACGACAATGTCTGGTTCCGCCCGCTGCTCCTGTGTGTTTCGCGCGGCTACTGGATGAACCTGCTCAAGGTCCGGCGCGCCGGCGTGCTCTCGCGCCATCGCCATCCGCTGCCGGTCCACGGCTATGTGCTGAAGGGCAAGTGGCGCTACCTGGAGCATGACTGGGTCGCGACCGAGGGCTCCTATGTCTACGAGGCGCCGGGCGAGACGCATACGCTAGTGGTCGATCCCGATGTCGAGGAGATGATCACCATGTTCCAGGTGAACGGCGCGATGATCTATGTCGACCCGGACGGCAAATGCCTCGGCTATGACGACGTCTTCACCCGCATCGACAAATGCCGCGCCCACTACGCGCAGAACGGCCTCGGCGCGGAGTATGTCGACCAGTTCATTCGCTGAGCCAACATTTGCTTGAGCGTCATTCTCGGGCGAAGCGAAGCGCAGACCCGAGAATCTCGTGAGGGTCAATGCTGGTTTCCGAGATGCTCGGGTCAAGCCCGAGCATGACGCCATTACCGCTTCAGCTTCGCCAGCTCGACGGCGGCGCGCAGCTCGATATGGGCCAGCACCTCGTCGAGGCGCGGATCGTCGGTCGTCTCGCGCCGCAGCGCCAGCGTCGTGCGCAGGCGCTCGAGTTCGGAGGGCAGCACGCGGCCGGCGAGCAGCGCCGCCTTGAGCCGGTCGAGCCCGTCAAGCAGATCGCTCCCGCGGCGAGCCTGCCGGCGCTTGCGCTCCTGCGGGTCCTCCTGCGCCTGTACGGCCAGCAAGGTATCGAGCGGCCCGGTCGTGCCGACGCCGGCACTGCGGGTCGCGGTGGCTGAATCCTCTGTCGGAAGCGCGAAGGAGGCGCCGCTCGAGCGCCTCGCGGAACTGGCCGGGCCGGCATTCGAGACCGGCGCGCGCTGGTCGATCCTGATCATGGCGGCCTTGTGCAAGAGTGGCCCAAGCCTCGCTCGGCATGGTTAACAGCCGGTAAATGACCCGGCAGAAACTGCCGCCCCGGCAGGA
Above is a genomic segment from Bosea sp. NBC_00550 containing:
- a CDS encoding cupin domain-containing protein; the encoded protein is MPKIDLAAEPRVEGAGYPPPFDQPCAERVRQRLGNAGGLQDFGVNLMHLPAGGWSSQRHWHSHEDEFVHVLMGELVLVEDDGETLLRAGDCAAFPKNSGNGHHLINRSDATAVYLEVGSRRPADVTTCSDVDMISANADGRFVHKNGEPYPDR
- a CDS encoding NADP-dependent isocitrate dehydrogenase: MSKIKVANPVVDMDGDEMTRIIWQKIKDTLIFPYLDLELDYYDLSVENRDATDDQVTIDAANATKKHGVAVKCATITPDEARVKEFNLKSMWKSPNGTIRNILGGVIFREPIICKNVPRLVPGWTQPIVIGRHAYGDQYRATDFKFPGKGTLSIKFVGEDGAVIEKEVFKAPDAGVAMAMYNLDESIKDFARASLNYGLMRKYPVYLSTKNTILKTYDGRFKDIFQEIYEKEFKAEFDKLGITYEHRLIDDMVASAMKWSGGYVWACKNYDGDVQSDTVAQGFGSLGLMTSVLMTPDGKTVEAEAAHGTVTRHYREHQKGRETSTNSIASIFAWTRGLAHRAKLDNNAELAKFASLLEKVTVDTVEAGDMTKDLALLVGPDQKFLSTTGFLEKVSENMRKAMAA
- a CDS encoding SDR family NAD(P)-dependent oxidoreductase, which codes for MTHSTSTKFALVTGGTRGIGAGAALSLAQAGYEVLATGLTEEEVVAAPAHPAIRHARLDVTRDDQVAAIVAACPRLDALVNCAGMIQRGGKEFEIDAFRLTIEVNLNGSMRMCLAAKDKLAAKADGKAGGAIVNIASMLTFHGSAFAPGYAASKGGIGQLTKSLAAAWATDGIRVNAVAPGWIETELTRPLVEDAERSAPILTRTPMGRWGQPGDVGGAIAFLLSDAAQFITGAILPVDGGYLAV
- a CDS encoding 2,4'-dihydroxyacetophenone dioxygenase family protein, whose protein sequence is MNTTSPIPVAATQEERWTPYRHPQPKESPPELIVPNVIPTDERVWVPVDDNVWFRPLLLCVSRGYWMNLLKVRRAGVLSRHRHPLPVHGYVLKGKWRYLEHDWVATEGSYVYEAPGETHTLVVDPDVEEMITMFQVNGAMIYVDPDGKCLGYDDVFTRIDKCRAHYAQNGLGAEYVDQFIR
- a CDS encoding flagellar assembly protein FliX gives rise to the protein MIRIDQRAPVSNAGPASSARRSSGASFALPTEDSATATRSAGVGTTGPLDTLLAVQAQEDPQERKRRQARRGSDLLDGLDRLKAALLAGRVLPSELERLRTTLALRRETTDDPRLDEVLAHIELRAAVELAKLKR